The following proteins are encoded in a genomic region of Grus americana isolate bGruAme1 chromosome 5, bGruAme1.mat, whole genome shotgun sequence:
- the IMMP1L gene encoding mitochondrial inner membrane protease subunit 1 encodes MLRNVLGKTFRFLGYTVQYGCIAHCAFEYLGGIVVCSGPSMEPTIQNSDIVFSENLSRHFYCIRKGDIVIVKSPNDPKSNICKRVIGLEGDKVCTSNPSDFLKSHSYVPKGHVWLEGDNLRNSTDSRCYGPVPYGLIRGRICFKVWPLTDFGFLRASPNGHRFLDD; translated from the exons ATGCTTCGCAATGTCCTAGGAAAAACCTTTCGATTTCTTGGGTATACTGTGCAATATGGCTGCATAGCGCATTGTGCCTTTGAGTACCTTGGAGGAATTGTTGTG tgttCTGGACCTTCAATGGAACCAACCATTCAAAATTCTGATATTGTCTTTTCGGAGAACCTTAGCCGCCACTTTTATTGCATTCGAAA agGAGATATTGTAATTGTGAAAAGCCCAAATGATCCCAAATCAAATATCTGTAAAAGAGTAATTGGCTTGGAAGGGGATAAAGTCTGCACAAGCAACCCTTCAGATTTCCTTAAGAGTCACAGCTAT GTGCCTAAAGGACATGTTTGGTTAGAAGGTGATAATCTCAGGAATTCTACAGATTCCAGGTGCTATGGACCTGTTCCTTATGGACTGATAAGAGGACGCATTTGTTTTAag gtaTGGCCTCTGACTGACTTTGGATTTCTACGTGCAAGCCCCAATGGCCATAGATTTCTTGATGATTAA